The following coding sequences are from one Microbulbifer sp. TB1203 window:
- a CDS encoding ShlB/FhaC/HecB family hemolysin secretion/activation protein, with product MNTRGKTRLAVAGASLLLVAPYLNAQEGDSSFRSRVRAAFDQDAPTINEQDVIRDFEHRTRSEDPNLNTEIPQVSQRNRGPRITVKEFRFHRLKEYPEFGITKEVVEQLAEGLRIKFMKEDQLLASGYTADELEELALTLDGMNLRYESEDLGPAELRRLSNIIDQQNAQRGLSYGDLEEIAAELTRFYRKQGLFLAQVQLPAQEVQNGVVTLVVQEGLLGQIAAEGNNNYSLEQLAAPFENHRGKLVNHEDIEEGLYLLNDLPALNITGYFSPGDNPGETRLNLKARDESTWKMVTRLDNHGSIFTGDLRSYSSLEWLNPTGIGDALTIGYLKSNNVDNMDSDYGSDLGQIRYSLPLFGPRTRLQFSADYNQFKLRDLDNDNNVVNLLEIEGTNESYAMTVDHKFRRSRGFNLTGSFSLTDKKSDLDAIIELPEPGDHVYGSELGFYIDGLSSGAVPMLNVLNTKIQYGEFQNEVDELRGGDFTKVAVDTSSLFFLPVPFTEAKSRLILKSRWQYSDASLPGFEQFTLGGANGVRAFDVRDFSADQAGLLSAEWYFDLPNVLNPRVFGERLNDIFQFALIADGGYGVVNNYEEDELGEEIPSDWAAFGGAGMLFKFSWRESFASQISVAWPTTSKSSIEGTGDDADKPTIYADMSFSF from the coding sequence ATGAATACCCGTGGTAAAACCCGACTGGCCGTCGCCGGTGCCAGCCTGCTGCTGGTCGCGCCTTATCTCAACGCCCAGGAAGGGGACTCCAGCTTTCGCAGCCGCGTCCGTGCCGCCTTCGACCAGGACGCGCCCACCATCAACGAGCAGGACGTCATCCGCGACTTCGAGCATCGCACCCGCAGCGAAGACCCCAACCTCAATACCGAAATCCCTCAAGTCTCCCAGCGCAACCGCGGCCCGCGCATCACAGTAAAGGAATTCCGCTTTCATCGCCTGAAGGAATACCCGGAGTTCGGTATCACCAAAGAGGTCGTGGAGCAGCTCGCCGAAGGGCTGCGGATAAAATTCATGAAGGAAGACCAGCTCCTCGCCAGCGGCTACACCGCCGATGAACTGGAAGAGCTCGCCCTCACGCTCGACGGCATGAACCTGCGCTACGAATCCGAAGACCTGGGCCCCGCAGAACTGCGCCGCCTCAGCAATATCATCGATCAGCAGAATGCCCAGCGCGGCCTCAGCTACGGCGACCTGGAGGAAATCGCCGCGGAGCTCACTCGCTTCTACCGCAAACAGGGGCTCTTCCTCGCCCAGGTGCAGCTACCCGCACAGGAAGTGCAAAACGGCGTGGTCACCCTTGTCGTGCAGGAGGGCCTGCTAGGCCAGATCGCCGCCGAAGGCAATAACAACTACTCCTTGGAACAGCTGGCCGCTCCCTTTGAAAACCATCGCGGCAAACTGGTCAACCACGAAGATATCGAAGAGGGACTCTACCTCCTCAACGACCTGCCGGCCCTCAATATCACCGGCTACTTCAGCCCCGGCGACAATCCCGGTGAAACCCGCCTCAACTTAAAGGCGCGGGACGAAAGCACCTGGAAAATGGTGACCCGCCTGGACAACCACGGCTCCATCTTTACCGGCGACCTGCGCTCCTACAGTTCCCTGGAATGGCTGAACCCCACCGGCATCGGCGACGCCCTGACCATCGGTTACCTCAAATCCAACAACGTCGACAATATGGACTCGGACTACGGCTCCGACCTCGGCCAGATCCGCTACAGCCTGCCCCTGTTCGGCCCGCGAACCCGTCTGCAGTTCTCCGCGGACTACAACCAGTTCAAACTGCGCGACCTGGACAACGACAACAACGTCGTCAATCTGCTGGAAATCGAAGGAACCAACGAAAGCTACGCGATGACCGTAGACCACAAGTTCCGCCGCTCCCGGGGCTTCAATCTCACCGGCTCCTTCAGCCTCACCGACAAAAAATCGGATCTCGACGCCATTATTGAACTGCCCGAACCGGGAGACCACGTATACGGCAGCGAACTGGGCTTCTATATCGACGGCCTCTCCAGCGGCGCCGTACCGATGCTCAACGTCCTCAATACCAAAATACAGTACGGTGAATTCCAGAACGAAGTGGACGAGTTGCGCGGTGGAGACTTTACCAAAGTTGCCGTGGACACCAGTTCCCTGTTTTTCCTGCCCGTCCCGTTTACCGAAGCCAAGTCGCGCCTCATCCTGAAGAGCCGCTGGCAGTACAGCGACGCCAGCCTGCCCGGTTTCGAACAGTTCACCCTCGGCGGTGCCAACGGCGTGCGGGCTTTCGACGTGCGCGACTTCTCCGCCGACCAGGCCGGCCTTCTCTCCGCCGAGTGGTACTTCGACCTGCCCAACGTCCTGAACCCGCGTGTTTTCGGCGAGCGCCTGAACGACATCTTCCAGTTCGCTCTGATTGCAGACGGCGGCTACGGTGTGGTCAACAACTACGAAGAGGACGAACTCGGCGAAGAGATTCCCAGCGATTGGGCCGCCTTCGGCGGCGCCGGCATGCTGTTCAAATTCAGCTGGCGCGAATCCTTCGCCAGCCAGATCTCCGTCGCCTGGCCCACCACCTCCAAGTCTTCCATTGAAGGCACCGGAGACGATGCAGATAAGCCGACAATTTATGCGGATATGTCTTTCTCCTTTTAA
- a CDS encoding type VI secretion system tube protein Hcp, with translation MAIYMNFNNNAPKGNVTAKGYEDWIEVDSFNFGVGRGISMEAGAMANREASRPSISEITVTKRIDAASGGLFKASVSGDEGVKAEIHVVQTGANSVEKYAVYALEDCIISSYSISASAGGAPQESLSLSFSKIEADLNHADKTNKNPKNMRVGYDLTTATVL, from the coding sequence ATGGCTATTTACATGAACTTCAACAACAACGCGCCGAAAGGTAACGTAACTGCCAAAGGTTACGAGGACTGGATCGAAGTGGACAGCTTCAACTTTGGTGTCGGCCGCGGCATCAGCATGGAAGCCGGCGCTATGGCGAACCGCGAGGCTTCCCGCCCGAGCATCAGCGAAATTACCGTAACCAAGCGCATCGATGCGGCTTCCGGCGGTCTGTTCAAGGCTTCTGTTTCCGGCGACGAAGGCGTCAAGGCTGAGATCCACGTAGTACAGACCGGAGCCAACTCCGTAGAGAAGTACGCGGTTTACGCTCTGGAGGACTGCATCATCTCTTCCTACAGCATCAGCGCCTCTGCAGGTGGTGCTCCGCAGGAGTCTCTCTCTCTGAGCTTCTCCAAGATCGAAGCGGACCTCAACCACGCAGACAAAACCAACAAAAACCCGAAAAATATGCGCGTGGGTTACGATCTCACTACCGCTACCGTGCTGTAA
- a CDS encoding protein kinase, whose amino-acid sequence MNDKTRIAKPVDKARDDGDTTVFVGRDNTGANDHPPVGSNPGLIPSAAADFTADATVLKPDSRDSDATRIASPAREAVFFEPSSSRVGAVTKTVIKGRFELDKLLGVGGMGAVYKALDRRKVEASDSEPYVAIKLLNDDFRQHPDAFISLQREARKSQTLAHPNIVTVYDFDREGERVFMTMEFLEGAPLDKLLREHAGVGLEFELACSVLKDISQALIYAHSHSIVHSDFKPGNIFVTEKKGAKVFDFGIARAVSEGSIASKVGEKTLFDASTLGALTPAYASMEMLQGGEPAPSDDVYALGCVAYELFSGRHPFDKTPADKAWEQRLKPERIRGLNRRQWRALESALALKRRDRTATVEEFVQRFFVNNTWKWLLGGAFAALLVGAGVAYNQLERENVAEQQRVKIELEQKLQKELKERRIADKRQTIGRLIDLSTLTPSWEEDLQVELDEYAQLNPEDENYLDTSRQQVYELFVAAATGQLNLGNLDQADAMLTSAANWYGESGETAAIKSQLEQEREELRARLEAERLAAEREAERLRQQELAEERRRAEQEKQRQLNAILGEMEDSLRCRFDMNIGGVSPQLTALAQLDAAKALKIRPVLAEELNGCIQGLAAEDPLRTAPLLQDARALLPEQQLLQDFKLDYCGHLQPGSGGRGDRYTCADRLEDGSKGPTMVVVNGDTRKALVVSKYEISNAEFKRFCSATSHCEGLKLGPDTLPVNNVSVAQAEEYLDWLSAQTGYDYRLPSEREWFAAASGNGETEAADRNCYLKYGGIEKGTELLAARAGTGNAFGIVNAVGNVQEWVFGPEGKLMAAGGSRDDAMSRCLVTTKRFHSGEADGLTGFRIVRNFE is encoded by the coding sequence TTGAACGACAAGACTCGTATAGCCAAGCCGGTTGACAAGGCGCGCGATGACGGCGATACGACAGTATTTGTCGGCCGCGACAACACCGGGGCTAACGATCACCCGCCGGTGGGGAGCAATCCCGGCCTTATTCCCTCCGCCGCTGCGGATTTCACCGCTGACGCTACCGTATTGAAGCCGGATTCCAGGGACTCGGATGCCACGCGAATAGCCTCGCCGGCTCGTGAAGCCGTATTCTTCGAGCCCTCCTCCTCCCGAGTCGGTGCCGTTACCAAGACGGTTATCAAGGGGCGCTTCGAGCTGGACAAGCTGCTCGGGGTCGGCGGCATGGGAGCGGTGTACAAGGCACTGGACCGGCGGAAAGTGGAGGCCAGTGACAGCGAGCCCTACGTCGCCATCAAGCTGCTGAACGACGATTTCCGCCAGCACCCCGACGCCTTCATCTCATTGCAGCGCGAAGCGCGCAAATCGCAGACCCTGGCGCACCCGAACATCGTAACGGTCTACGATTTCGACCGCGAGGGTGAGCGGGTCTTCATGACCATGGAGTTCCTGGAGGGGGCGCCGCTCGACAAGTTGTTGCGCGAGCACGCTGGTGTGGGCTTGGAGTTCGAGCTCGCCTGCAGCGTTCTGAAAGATATCTCCCAGGCCCTGATCTACGCACACTCCCACAGTATCGTCCACTCGGACTTCAAGCCGGGTAATATTTTCGTAACCGAGAAGAAGGGTGCGAAGGTATTCGACTTCGGCATCGCCCGCGCGGTTTCGGAAGGCAGTATCGCCAGCAAGGTCGGCGAGAAAACCCTCTTCGATGCCAGCACCCTGGGAGCCCTGACCCCGGCCTACGCCAGCATGGAAATGCTGCAGGGCGGAGAGCCCGCACCCAGTGACGATGTCTACGCGCTGGGCTGCGTTGCCTACGAGTTGTTTTCCGGCCGTCATCCATTCGATAAGACGCCCGCGGACAAAGCCTGGGAGCAGAGGCTGAAACCGGAACGGATCAGAGGGCTGAACCGCCGCCAGTGGCGCGCGCTGGAATCCGCGCTGGCCCTCAAACGTCGGGACCGCACTGCCACGGTGGAAGAGTTTGTCCAGAGGTTCTTCGTCAACAACACCTGGAAATGGCTTTTGGGCGGCGCGTTTGCCGCTCTGCTGGTGGGGGCCGGCGTTGCCTACAATCAACTGGAAAGGGAAAACGTCGCCGAGCAGCAGCGGGTAAAAATCGAGCTGGAGCAGAAGCTGCAGAAAGAGCTGAAAGAGCGGAGGATCGCCGACAAGCGCCAGACTATCGGCCGCCTGATCGATCTCAGTACTCTCACTCCATCCTGGGAAGAAGATCTCCAGGTAGAGCTGGATGAATACGCGCAACTGAATCCCGAGGATGAGAACTACCTCGACACCTCACGCCAGCAGGTCTACGAACTCTTCGTCGCCGCCGCCACCGGCCAGCTCAACCTCGGCAACCTGGACCAGGCGGACGCCATGCTTACCAGCGCCGCCAACTGGTACGGCGAATCCGGCGAAACCGCCGCAATCAAATCCCAGTTGGAGCAGGAGCGCGAAGAACTGCGTGCGCGTCTCGAAGCCGAGCGCCTTGCCGCCGAGCGCGAAGCCGAACGCCTGCGCCAGCAGGAACTGGCAGAAGAGCGCCGCCGCGCGGAACAGGAAAAACAACGGCAGCTCAACGCCATCCTCGGTGAAATGGAAGACTCCCTGCGTTGCCGCTTCGATATGAATATCGGCGGCGTTTCCCCGCAGCTCACTGCGCTTGCCCAGTTGGACGCCGCCAAGGCCCTGAAAATCCGCCCGGTACTGGCTGAAGAGCTGAATGGCTGCATCCAAGGCCTTGCCGCGGAAGACCCCTTGCGCACCGCGCCCCTGCTGCAAGACGCCCGAGCGCTGCTGCCGGAGCAACAGTTGTTGCAGGATTTCAAGCTGGACTACTGCGGCCACCTGCAACCGGGCAGCGGTGGCCGGGGCGACCGCTACACCTGCGCCGACCGCCTCGAAGACGGCAGCAAAGGCCCCACCATGGTCGTCGTCAATGGCGATACCCGCAAAGCACTTGTGGTGAGCAAATACGAAATCAGCAACGCGGAGTTCAAGCGCTTCTGCAGCGCCACCAGCCACTGCGAGGGCCTAAAGCTCGGCCCGGACACACTGCCCGTCAATAACGTTTCCGTTGCTCAGGCGGAAGAGTACCTCGACTGGCTCAGCGCCCAGACCGGCTATGACTACCGCCTGCCCAGCGAGCGGGAATGGTTTGCCGCCGCCAGCGGCAACGGAGAAACCGAGGCCGCAGACCGCAACTGCTACCTCAAGTACGGGGGCATTGAGAAGGGTACTGAACTGTTGGCCGCCAGAGCGGGCACCGGCAACGCCTTCGGCATCGTCAACGCCGTGGGCAACGTGCAGGAGTGGGTATTTGGCCCCGAGGGCAAATTGATGGCCGCCGGCGGCAGCCGCGATGACGCCATGAGCCGCTGCCTGGTCACCACCAAACGCTTCCACAGCGGCGAGGCCGACGGGCTCACCGGGTTCCGTATCGTTCGCAATTTCGAGTGA
- a CDS encoding DUF1266 domain-containing protein, translated as MKSKLNSFNPYDYTNEQLWCLGLSAISVQVNGQRHDILRHDDPEAYRKILSAWWDITNAQEYRETIDWLRDGGGRNVFNQDWGYFLTLHPENISGLLDNLRDKDPKQHARFKTIRHYRDVIDGCGIVAWDIARATFLARMALTAGYIEEDEAWQTVMGYGVIARRVFENWFQFAHSFLIGRQYSMSNLDDDTGRNYLRAAQHLLTHSESLWVRFPEFENQNRELVNH; from the coding sequence GTGAAATCGAAACTCAACAGTTTCAACCCGTACGATTACACCAACGAGCAACTCTGGTGTTTGGGGCTGTCCGCTATCAGCGTACAGGTAAATGGCCAGAGGCACGATATTCTTCGACACGACGATCCCGAGGCGTACCGTAAAATATTATCGGCCTGGTGGGACATCACCAACGCTCAAGAATATCGAGAAACAATAGATTGGCTGCGTGATGGTGGTGGGCGCAATGTCTTTAATCAGGACTGGGGATATTTTCTGACTTTACACCCGGAGAACATCTCCGGCTTGCTCGATAACCTACGAGACAAAGACCCGAAGCAGCATGCTCGCTTTAAAACCATACGTCATTATCGTGACGTTATCGATGGTTGTGGAATCGTCGCATGGGATATTGCACGCGCTACATTTTTGGCGCGCATGGCTTTAACGGCTGGCTATATCGAGGAAGATGAGGCTTGGCAGACAGTAATGGGCTACGGCGTAATAGCGCGCCGTGTGTTTGAAAACTGGTTTCAGTTTGCGCACAGCTTTCTGATTGGAAGGCAATACTCCATGAGCAACCTTGATGACGATACCGGAAGGAATTACCTTCGGGCAGCCCAGCATTTGCTGACTCATTCGGAAAGTCTGTGGGTTAGGTTCCCTGAATTCGAGAACCAAAATCGAGAACTGGTCAACCACTGA
- a CDS encoding RHS repeat-associated core domain-containing protein, whose product MFLDVENRQGVRYRVREGWYQPPFLSQAFAQSNVDLQLLLSFDEAVIEQIYDRFLRFEQRLPDPTGLHYRNGHEDHHPLDPYAGAPAGVTGQRRDIYRALADQRLIIEENPLGDDQLAEEQSALAAQIRRGLQQIVAEERAEAVRIQEMHEQRNALEKAGAYIKRYATGFGQAAWGLGVWVKDVLEVAAVISPARQAFAATNAAVDYIYHDKPLEESGREYLADVKREVVDVLGFDPTSITAEQLRQAFEVAELIYDDPDLRSAITRFARDYVSAQHSLEVTEFTGGGVFEIVLTIVLAAVTGGAGAVAALAKNARLIARFERIGKLMMRFARLKKQRLRRMRTRGASFSDLESVDAPAPQAATPQPARQSNAADSGNAGKGDGAADNNSRADNTSEPNNSNEPDNTNSETGQNRNGDSTQNNETALEGGEPINLKTGEERLTLVDAVLDGPLPFTLARTYRSSNPKDFGMGCGWTHTLGERLEWRGKGKPLHFHDAEGRIIALPAPGASGRSHNVAEKLSLTRVDDDHWIIAPYGAPNGVQKHFKPAGAFADYFSLAEIRDGYGNFHRFHYVDERLICVESSLGEALHISQPQGNANRSRIGELKKETRDGRITALASYQYSDEGDLIQATDADGHSERYQYHRHVIKQRTLKSGYNFYFEWDAEGPGARCLRQWGDPIDGQPTYSYQFDWDDDRKGVTVTDTRGGRERYRFNDRALPIYYRDAEGAETLYSYNTLGQLTKVQLPSEEGLPREEHYEYDSYGRLIQKTDAAGGAHRIEYNAEGLLAKITDPAGHSWERRYNKNGQVTESIDPLGNATKYAYNPIGLVGSVTDPLDNTIRYLWNPQGKLSAIHDAMGRSRHYRYDNAQRLVEIRQGAQQGSEQGGPSQSTRYEYDSQDRISAVIAADGARTQYRYNPQGLVAEIIDPEGRSTRYDYDGLSQVCARTNPDGSRLEYHYDGERNLTGLTNEKGERYKLKYDLSERLIEEVGFDGRTTRYAYNRAGHLIASRAVTDLDTGRGIDTAFERDAFGRLLRETTPDGVTGFRYNRAGQLIEAENAHRKLRWEYDPCGRVTTDWQDQAKISHRYDAAGNRIASTLPDGEELKLAYDPTGRFQSLHRINNGTEQLLAAIERDDQGREIQRQHGNGLASERDYDPQGRLHKMRFGKATGPVENPLHERSYHYNRNGQISQIDDSLRGSRHYHYDALDRLTQVDGPNPEHFVHDPAHNILAAAGSPEEARQQAGETKVSGNRLAFRGDTHYRYDVHGNRIAALRGKDKKLQTRYHYNSRQQLVRVEQLKVKEGGAEQLQRETHYQYDPLGRRVVKADSEKRVEFLWDGDVLLRETTRDADSGQDLKTRTYYFEPGTFKPIALSEDGEVYHYHLDHLGTPDTLTDSEGEIAWSVSYKTYGNVAIKHCNKIEQPIRFQGQYFDEETGLHYNRFRYYDPEIGQFVTQDPIRLLGGINNYQYAPNPLGWVDPYGLSSKEGYAIIHKKGSGDQVHFGIEVVTSEKTISTEQLGGYEGTNRTFPTKTLIDVLDTNEMSTDPNYEKIKVHLPDPLGAQKHQEALLKDSNQKLINAGGDPDRLDTPLYDIENQSCLTHCFDVMRAGGRAEAPTASPPDRSTARYMRNLRKESKELGQ is encoded by the coding sequence ATGTTTTTGGATGTTGAAAACAGACAGGGCGTTCGCTACCGCGTAAGGGAAGGATGGTATCAGCCGCCGTTCCTTTCACAGGCTTTTGCACAGAGCAATGTCGACCTTCAACTACTCTTGAGCTTTGACGAAGCGGTAATCGAGCAAATTTACGATAGATTCCTTCGCTTCGAACAACGGCTTCCCGATCCCACAGGCCTGCATTATCGCAACGGGCATGAAGACCACCACCCGTTGGACCCCTATGCGGGTGCGCCGGCCGGCGTCACCGGCCAACGCAGGGATATCTACCGCGCCCTGGCCGATCAGCGCCTGATCATCGAGGAAAATCCCCTCGGTGATGACCAGTTGGCGGAAGAGCAATCCGCACTGGCAGCCCAGATTCGCAGGGGCCTGCAGCAGATCGTCGCCGAAGAGCGGGCCGAGGCGGTCCGCATCCAGGAAATGCATGAACAGCGCAATGCACTGGAAAAAGCGGGCGCTTACATAAAGCGCTACGCCACCGGCTTCGGCCAGGCGGCCTGGGGCTTGGGGGTCTGGGTCAAGGACGTGCTCGAAGTGGCAGCCGTGATCAGCCCCGCCCGTCAGGCATTCGCCGCCACTAACGCCGCGGTCGACTATATCTACCACGACAAACCCCTGGAGGAATCCGGCCGGGAGTATCTGGCCGACGTCAAAAGGGAAGTGGTCGATGTGCTGGGATTCGATCCCACCTCGATCACAGCGGAACAACTGCGCCAGGCTTTCGAAGTTGCCGAACTGATTTACGATGATCCCGATCTGCGCAGCGCTATCACCCGATTTGCCAGGGACTACGTCAGCGCCCAACACAGCCTGGAAGTAACCGAATTCACCGGCGGCGGTGTGTTTGAAATCGTGCTTACCATTGTATTGGCGGCGGTGACCGGCGGCGCCGGCGCCGTGGCAGCCCTAGCCAAAAATGCGCGCCTGATCGCCCGCTTCGAACGCATCGGAAAACTGATGATGCGCTTCGCTCGGCTCAAGAAGCAGCGCCTGAGGCGGATGAGAACCCGGGGCGCCAGCTTCTCCGACCTGGAATCCGTCGACGCCCCCGCCCCCCAAGCGGCGACCCCGCAGCCGGCGCGCCAATCGAACGCTGCGGATTCCGGCAACGCCGGAAAGGGCGACGGCGCTGCCGACAACAATAGTCGCGCGGACAACACCAGCGAGCCAAACAACAGCAACGAGCCAGATAACACCAACAGCGAGACCGGGCAAAACCGGAACGGCGACAGCACCCAGAACAACGAAACGGCCCTGGAAGGCGGCGAGCCCATCAACCTGAAAACCGGCGAGGAGCGCCTCACCCTGGTGGACGCGGTGCTGGACGGCCCCCTGCCCTTCACCCTGGCGCGCACCTACCGCAGCAGCAACCCGAAAGACTTCGGCATGGGTTGCGGCTGGACGCATACCCTCGGCGAGCGCCTGGAATGGCGCGGCAAAGGCAAGCCGCTGCACTTCCACGACGCCGAGGGCCGGATCATTGCCCTCCCCGCTCCGGGCGCCAGCGGCCGCAGCCACAATGTGGCGGAAAAGCTCAGTCTCACCCGCGTCGATGACGATCACTGGATAATCGCCCCCTACGGCGCGCCGAATGGTGTGCAGAAACACTTCAAACCCGCCGGTGCATTTGCAGACTATTTCTCCCTGGCGGAGATCCGCGACGGCTACGGCAACTTTCATCGTTTCCACTATGTCGACGAACGCCTGATCTGCGTCGAGAGCAGCCTCGGCGAAGCCCTGCACATCAGCCAGCCCCAGGGCAACGCAAATCGTAGCCGCATCGGCGAACTAAAGAAGGAAACCCGCGACGGCCGCATCACGGCCCTCGCCAGCTACCAGTACAGCGACGAAGGCGACCTGATCCAGGCCACCGATGCCGACGGCCACAGCGAGCGCTACCAGTATCACCGCCACGTTATCAAACAACGTACCCTCAAGAGCGGCTACAACTTCTATTTCGAGTGGGACGCCGAGGGCCCCGGCGCCCGCTGCCTGCGCCAATGGGGCGACCCCATCGACGGCCAGCCCACCTATAGCTACCAGTTCGACTGGGACGACGATCGCAAGGGTGTCACCGTCACCGACACCCGTGGCGGCCGGGAGCGCTACCGCTTCAACGACCGCGCCCTGCCCATCTATTACAGGGATGCGGAGGGTGCCGAAACCCTCTACAGCTACAACACCCTCGGCCAGCTGACCAAAGTCCAGTTGCCCAGCGAGGAGGGGCTCCCCCGCGAGGAACACTACGAATACGACTCCTACGGCCGCCTGATCCAAAAGACCGACGCCGCCGGCGGCGCGCACCGTATCGAATACAACGCCGAGGGCCTGCTGGCCAAAATCACCGATCCCGCCGGCCACTCATGGGAACGCCGCTACAACAAAAACGGCCAGGTTACCGAGAGCATCGACCCGCTCGGCAACGCGACAAAGTATGCCTACAACCCCATCGGCCTGGTGGGCAGCGTCACCGACCCTCTCGACAACACCATTCGCTATCTGTGGAATCCCCAGGGCAAGCTCAGTGCCATCCACGACGCCATGGGCCGCTCCCGGCACTACCGCTACGACAACGCCCAGCGCCTGGTGGAGATTCGACAAGGGGCACAACAGGGCTCGGAGCAAGGCGGACCGAGCCAGAGCACCCGCTACGAGTACGATAGCCAGGACCGTATCAGCGCGGTAATCGCGGCGGACGGCGCCCGCACCCAGTACCGCTACAATCCCCAGGGCCTGGTAGCGGAAATCATCGACCCCGAGGGCCGCAGCACTCGCTACGACTACGACGGCCTCAGCCAGGTATGTGCGCGCACCAACCCCGACGGCAGCCGCCTCGAATACCACTACGACGGCGAGCGCAACCTGACCGGCCTCACCAACGAAAAGGGCGAGCGCTACAAGCTCAAATACGACCTCAGCGAACGCCTCATCGAGGAGGTGGGCTTCGACGGCCGCACCACCCGCTACGCCTACAACCGCGCCGGCCACCTGATCGCCAGCCGCGCCGTCACCGATCTGGACACCGGCCGGGGCATTGACACCGCCTTCGAGCGCGACGCCTTTGGGCGGCTGCTGCGGGAAACCACCCCCGACGGCGTCACCGGCTTCCGCTACAACCGCGCCGGCCAATTGATCGAAGCGGAAAATGCCCACCGCAAACTGCGCTGGGAATACGACCCCTGTGGCCGCGTCACCACCGACTGGCAGGACCAGGCCAAAATCAGCCACCGCTACGACGCCGCGGGTAACCGCATCGCCAGCACCCTGCCGGACGGCGAAGAACTCAAGCTCGCCTACGATCCCACCGGCCGGTTCCAGAGCCTGCACCGCATAAACAACGGCACTGAACAACTGCTCGCCGCCATCGAACGCGACGACCAGGGCCGCGAGATCCAGAGACAGCACGGCAACGGCCTCGCCAGCGAACGGGACTACGACCCCCAGGGCCGCCTGCATAAAATGCGCTTTGGCAAAGCCACCGGCCCCGTGGAAAATCCGCTACACGAACGCAGTTACCACTACAACCGCAACGGCCAGATCAGCCAGATAGACGACAGCCTGCGCGGCAGCCGCCACTATCACTACGACGCCCTCGACCGCCTCACCCAGGTGGACGGCCCCAACCCGGAACACTTCGTCCACGACCCGGCGCACAACATCCTCGCCGCCGCCGGCAGCCCGGAAGAAGCCAGGCAACAGGCGGGAGAAACCAAAGTCAGCGGCAACCGCCTCGCCTTCCGCGGCGACACCCACTACCGCTACGACGTGCACGGCAACCGCATTGCCGCCCTGCGCGGGAAAGACAAAAAGCTGCAGACCCGCTACCACTATAACAGCCGACAGCAGTTGGTCAGGGTCGAACAGCTAAAGGTAAAAGAAGGCGGAGCGGAACAACTCCAGCGGGAAACCCACTACCAATACGACCCGCTGGGCCGGCGTGTCGTCAAAGCGGATAGCGAAAAGCGGGTAGAATTCCTGTGGGATGGCGATGTACTGCTGCGGGAAACCACCCGCGATGCCGACAGCGGCCAGGACCTCAAGACGCGCACCTACTACTTCGAGCCCGGCACCTTCAAGCCGATCGCGCTGAGCGAGGACGGCGAGGTCTATCACTACCATCTCGACCATCTGGGTACGCCGGATACACTGACCGACAGCGAAGGCGAAATTGCCTGGAGCGTCAGCTACAAAACCTATGGCAATGTAGCCATCAAGCACTGTAACAAGATCGAACAGCCGATTCGGTTTCAGGGGCAGTATTTCGATGAGGAGACTGGGCTGCATTACAATCGATTTAGGTATTATGATCCGGAGATTGGGCAGTTTGTCACACAGGACCCCATAAGATTACTAGGCGGGATCAATAATTATCAATATGCGCCCAATCCTTTAGGCTGGGTAGACCCATATGGCCTATCCAGCAAAGAAGGCTATGCCATTATTCATAAGAAAGGTTCTGGAGATCAGGTTCACTTTGGTATCGAAGTCGTCACTTCAGAGAAAACAATCTCGACAGAGCAACTTGGCGGATATGAGGGTACCAATAGAACTTTTCCGACAAAAACTCTCATTGATGTGCTTGACACAAATGAAATGAGCACTGATCCAAACTACGAGAAAATTAAAGTGCATCTACCGGACCCATTAGGCGCACAGAAACATCAAGAAGCTCTACTAAAAGACAGCAACCAAAAGCTTATTAACGCCGGCGGTGACCCTGATCGCTTAGACACCCCTCTTTACGACATTGAAAACCAAAGTTGCTTAACACATTGCTTCGACGTAATGAGAGCAGGAGGGAGAGCAGAAGCACCAACAGCAAGTCCTCCAGATCGAAGTACTGCTAGATACATGAGAAACCTTCGAAAAGAATCAAAAGAGCTTGGACAATGA